The genome window CCTTCACGGGAGGCCGGGCGCGAGATGTGGCGAGCCGGGTGCCGGCACGGCAGGGCAATCCGAGGGAAGGAAGTGCATCGGATTTGCTTTTTTTGAAAAGCAAGAATTTGTGTATCCGATGAGAATTATGTACGTTTGTAGCTATAATTCCGGCTGTCGTTTTTTTCTTGTGGAAACACCTTTATGAAACTTCGCCTGTTGCTGCTCATTCCGATTCTTGTCCCGCTGCTATATTCGTGCCGGGCCACCAAATATGTGGGTGAGGGCGAATACCTGCTCGACCGCGTGTCGCTGTCGACCGACAACCGGGAGCTGAAAAACAGCGAACTCAAATCATACATTCGCCAAGAGCCCAACCACAAGACATTCGGGCTCATCGGGCTTCCCCTCTTTTTCTACAACCTCTCCAACGACAAAGACAACGGCTGGAACCGCTGGTTGCGCCGCATCGGAACGCCACCGGTCATCTATGACAGCCAGCTGACCGAGAAATCGCGCAGCCAAATCGAAAAGGCGCTCAACAACAAAGGCTATACCGACGCCATCGTGACCGTCGACACCGTAAAGCACAAAAAACGCATCAAGATAAAGTATGAGGTAAAATCGGGAACGCCCTACCACATCGACCGCATGACCTACCGCATTCCCGACGACTCGATCCGGAGCATCGTCATGGCCGATTCGGCCAGCTCCCTCATACGCCCGGGCAAGCTCTTCGACCGCAACGTGCTCGAACAGGAACGCCAGCGCATCACCGACCGGCTGCGAAACGAGGGTTATTTTGCATTCAACAAAGAATACATATCCTATGTCGCCGACACGACCATCGGGCACAAGGGCGTGGACCTCGAACTTTTCCTTTCGGACATTCCCGTGGCAGACTCTTCACAAACGGAACTGGTCTCGTTCAGGAAGCACAACACCTACACCGTGCGGAATGTCTACTTCATCACCGACTATAATCCCATGGGCGGTACCCCCGAAGAAAAATATGCCATCAAAGACACCATCTTCTACAAGGGCTACTACATTCTTTATGGAGAGAAAGAATACCTGCACCCCGGGACTTTGGTGGAGAACTGTTATATCATGCCCGGCGCAAGCTATTCGACCCGCATGGTAGATCATACCTATTCGGCCTTTTCGAGGCTTGAAGTGCTGAAATACGTCAATATTCAATTCACACCCGTACACGGTAGCGAAACGCCGCAACTCGACTGCCACATTTTGCTCACCGAAGGGAAGACCCAACTGGTCACCACCGAGGTCGAAGGCACCAACTCGGCCGGCAACTTCGGGTTCTCGCTGGGTCTCACCTATAAACACAGGAACATCTTCCACGGCTCACAGACGTTCAGCGCTCGTTTTAGAGCCGCCTACGAAAACATCACGGGCGACCTCGGCGGGCTGCTGGCAAACAACTACCTCGAACTAAACGGCGAAATGGGGGTTTCATTCCCCAAATTCCTTTTCCCGTTTGTCAGCACATCGTTCCTGCGACGCATGCGGGCGACAACCGACTTCACCATCAACATCGACTACCAGCAACGTCCCGAATATGTGCGAGTCATCTCGGGTGCGGGGTGGAACTACAAGTGGTACACGAGGGGCAACCGGTTCCGTCACCACTTCGACCTGGTAGACATCAACTATGTGTATCTGCCCCAAATGACATCGGCATTCAAAAACAACCTCGACAGTATCGCCGCCGACAATCCCCTGTTGCGATACAGCTACGAAGACCACTTCATCATGCGGTCGGCCTATGTCATGTATATGTCGAACTTGAAGAGCAACATTGCCTCATCGGCCAAACAGCGAGAAATCTATACCCTGCGGTCGGCATTCGAAATCGCCGGTAACCTGTTGTATGCCATCTCTTCCCTCTCTTCGATGAAACGGGCGTCGTCGGGCGAATACGAGATACTGGGCATCAGCTACTCGCAATATGCCAAAGCCGACCTCGACTACGCCTACACGATCAATCTGAATGAGAAGAATGCCCTGGCCTTCCACATTGGAGCGGGAGTTGTGTACCCTTACGGCAACTCCGACATGGTACCGTTTGAGAAACGATACTATGCCGGTGGCGCCAACAGCGTGCGAGGGTGGTCGGTGCGGACTTTGGGGCCGGGCACCTACTCGGGCAACAACCCGCTGGCCGACTTCATGAACCAGTGTGGCGACATTCGCCTCGACATGAATGCCGAATACCGAAGCAAATTGATTTGGAAACTCGAACTGGCGCTCTTCCTCGATGCAGGAAACATCTGGACCATCAAAGATTATCCTTCCCAACCGGGCGGGGCGTTCAAGTTCAACTCTTTCTACAAAGAGATTGCCTTGGCTTACGGCTTGGGCGTACGTTTCGACTTCAACTACTTCTTGATACGAGTCGACATGGGTCTCAAAATGTATGACCCCTCCCGCATAGGGAACCGCCCGTGGGTGATTGCCCACCACTCGTTCAACCGCGATGCCTCATTCCACTTTGCGGTGGGTTACCCGTTCTGACAATCCACCTGCCTCCCGATAAAAAACACGCCGCTCGAAGGTTGCTCCGAGCGGCGTGTTTTTTACTGTCTCGCAAA of Candidatus Caccoplasma merdavium contains these proteins:
- a CDS encoding BamA/TamA family outer membrane protein codes for the protein MKLRLLLLIPILVPLLYSCRATKYVGEGEYLLDRVSLSTDNRELKNSELKSYIRQEPNHKTFGLIGLPLFFYNLSNDKDNGWNRWLRRIGTPPVIYDSQLTEKSRSQIEKALNNKGYTDAIVTVDTVKHKKRIKIKYEVKSGTPYHIDRMTYRIPDDSIRSIVMADSASSLIRPGKLFDRNVLEQERQRITDRLRNEGYFAFNKEYISYVADTTIGHKGVDLELFLSDIPVADSSQTELVSFRKHNTYTVRNVYFITDYNPMGGTPEEKYAIKDTIFYKGYYILYGEKEYLHPGTLVENCYIMPGASYSTRMVDHTYSAFSRLEVLKYVNIQFTPVHGSETPQLDCHILLTEGKTQLVTTEVEGTNSAGNFGFSLGLTYKHRNIFHGSQTFSARFRAAYENITGDLGGLLANNYLELNGEMGVSFPKFLFPFVSTSFLRRMRATTDFTINIDYQQRPEYVRVISGAGWNYKWYTRGNRFRHHFDLVDINYVYLPQMTSAFKNNLDSIAADNPLLRYSYEDHFIMRSAYVMYMSNLKSNIASSAKQREIYTLRSAFEIAGNLLYAISSLSSMKRASSGEYEILGISYSQYAKADLDYAYTINLNEKNALAFHIGAGVVYPYGNSDMVPFEKRYYAGGANSVRGWSVRTLGPGTYSGNNPLADFMNQCGDIRLDMNAEYRSKLIWKLELALFLDAGNIWTIKDYPSQPGGAFKFNSFYKEIALAYGLGVRFDFNYFLIRVDMGLKMYDPSRIGNRPWVIAHHSFNRDASFHFAVGYPF